The sequence gacaaataccatggttgatcgacatgatatggtatgttataattacaaatgcaaattatccgatgaattacttagtgtacagtccaatgatatggtatgttgtgtggaatctagtcgatgatatgttttaatgtagagttcgatcacatgcttattagtgtagaatctaaggaaactattaatagtgtagataatccatatgtacttatttgcgaggctatttattaattgatatgttttccTTATTcaaaaattggcaaagagcatatctgtgagttatggtatcgagcctgatgaagaaggctcagctggactacgccttactgcaaggggctccgtcacaacctgtacttaccgcgtggacacggacggtcgcacacacttaaactcggttgggtgaaagaaattcctcgatggcaagaatcttcgtgttggacaggccatcctaattactatgaggaacaccaaccgcccaggcttgaggatgatgattgtcttcgatatcatctagaactacatatgtgtgtgtggctatatcatctagaactacatatgtgtgtgtggctatatcatctagaactacatatgatgatcgtcgtcgatatcatctagaactacatatgatgatcgccgttgatatgaccttgtactgcttgaggatgcatgttgactatgcatgaaattgttatctagtactcccttcgttccaaattactcgtcgtggttgaactaaaaccacgacgagtaatttggaacgaagggagtactacccagtaatggtttatgaatttgatatctactagcagtacctagtatctagtatctgaaagggaaactgaaagggaaaggggtacgggaaaatgatgaaagatatagcagtagcgaggggccgCAAAATCGCTACAGTTAGGTAATAGTAGCGCGTTCATAAAAAGCGCTGCTaatatcgtcaacagtagtagcgcgggtaagggccgcgctactactatgagttagtTGTAGCGCCATATTAGTAGCGcagccacccgcgctgctgctagtctcaaaacccacgctactactagggttttccctagtagtgtctgaTGTGGCAAGGAAATTAAGAGGAAAGAGATGAATGTGGTGACCCCAGGAAAAAACAATGCCAAACACGAGAACCTAGACACAACACTTAAATGTAGGAAgcccaccaatgcatgaagaactttagttattattaaatgaaggatgcttagcaccaataagttaagcacctatgcgttggggctttagttgctaaagttttttatgtactccctccgtctaggtgagtaagggggtgtttgtttccagggacttttttgtgtagggactagaaaaagtccctcttagagacttttttaccaaacgggggggactttttagggactaaactaggcatttgggactaaatgaagaagactcttaaggagagtcttttttgggactttttgggacttttccaacaatgcccctccatgcattcattggcccgccaccccatggtgttgtttgattgttatttttctatatactaggggcaacatggtcatttaataacctctaggaagggactagggactttttagtctctggagACAAACAggaagggactttttagggactagggactttttagttgggactagaaaaagtcctaggacttatgaaccaaacagggcctaagtcatcttaggttgtgcaccgtgaccaaggaggaggggaaaacgagagaccttaatgtttatttgttaattaataacattgcatgcaatgaactaaccactgcatgtcgtgtttgatagtctcaagtcattaaaagcatgcacacccctcatctcttattggttgacatgtgaagaaacaagaaacgaggtacaaGTTAATGCATGGTGCCTAAGTGTTTCGGTATTATTTGGTTCTCGTATGATGatttacacacctagacagagggagtacttagcacctcatgtaagcaccaatgcattggaaaTAGCCTATCGGCTAGCAATTTCAACAGATCAATCTGACCCTACCCCAGTGGCAAAggactctcccccccccccccccgtgccctcGCGTCGTCCTCCCGAGGGTGACTCGAGGGCAACTAGGGTTtcccccgcgccgccacccccctCAATCCCAGTCCCTCCTCGCTGCCACCTGAGGGGATCGACGGGCAAGCCTGGTGGGTCGTCGATGAAGGTGGCGGTGAGGTGTTGTGTTGCTTCGTGCCCCCGCGAAGGACCTggaagccggggcggcggccccggacggcgaggcggcgctgcCTCCGCGACTGGCGGCGCCCGCAGGAAGTGGTGGCCGGCATCCTCGGCTGCCCGAGCAGCGAGGATACGGCGGGCGGTCACGGCGCGGAGTTCCTCTGCCCCAGATCTGAAGGTCAGGCGCCCTCCTCCCCTGCTCTCTCATCCCCTCCGGTCGTGCCCTTCTGGGACTCTGGTCGCCAGATCCGGTGCTGGCGGGGTGCGGGTGCTCAGGTTCGagtccgggggaaacccttggccggtCCTTCGGCCACGACGGCGACGGCACGTGTGCGCGTCGTGTTCTTCCCTGGAGGCGCTGTGGAGGGCTCTCCTCTAAACCCTCATCCCAGAccccgggtgaaaacccaaaacCCGTCTCGGGTTGGCCAGCTGCGGCGCCTAGCGCGTCGCGTCCTCGTTGGAGGCGCCGTCTGGGGTGTCTGGTTCTTCAGGAGAGGGTCCAGGTGGTTGGTGGGCGTCCGTCGGCTGCGAGGCCAAGTTTTCGTTTTTGTGGAGGGTGCTCGTTCCTGCAAGAGCCCTTCTTGCAGCCATTGGAACGGGACCTGGTGCTTCTATGCTCCGCCTCTTGGCCTCTGCAGCTTTCTTCTTCGACGACCTCCCGACGGCTATCCTTCTGCTCCTAGTTTGTTCGGGAGAGGTGGCAGTGCAGCTGTGGTGTGTGCCAGCGGCGTGGCGACGGTTGTGCACTTTGTCTGCGATGGGAATCCGGCTGGCGTCTGCTCTAGTTCTCGGGTGAGCGCCAACGATCCGACGGTGCGGCGCCTTCGAGCCTAGGCGAGAGGAAAGGGTTCCTCTTCGGCGTTGGGAgcgatgttcttcccttgtacctgGGTTCAGACAGTTCACACCTTTCTCTGGCTATCGGCTGATCATTGAGGCTTCTCTGTTGCTCCTCTCTCTGCTGACTATGTGCAGTAGGCTTCGACTCTACTAGCAGGGCTCTGCATGTTTTTTCTTTCTGCTGTAGTGTGTGTTGCATTGTTAGCTGTTCACTAAGCTCCATTGTATCTTTCGGTCGCTATTGCTTGGTGGCCttgtgtaatcctggccggttgatggctttgttaattcaaagctggGCTCCCCTTGAGCCTTCCTTCTAAAAAAAAATCTGACCCTACCCACTAACCAGGCACGCACCAGCTGATTCTCACGCAGCCTCCGCCGCCACGCGCTCCCGTCCCGTTGGCAGCCCGCCTCAACGTTTGTGACGCGGGACCGATTCCGGTCCACCACCACCATCCAGATCCAGGGACCTCACGCGCCAGCATCACCAACAACGTTGGTCCAACGTCTCCTCCCGTGGCCGCGCACGAGCCCGACGCCGACCGAGCCGGTTCCCCGTCCCCGACCTTCCAGGCTATAAAGCCGCGCGTGCAGCCCACGCCTCCGGCCCGTTTCTTCCCATCCGCAGCCATCCACCCAcagccaaaaagaaaaagaaaaaatcctttaaAAAAATCGATTCGCTAATCCTGTCGCGAAGCAACTGCTCCGGCGCCAGCCACCCATGTCGTCGCTCGCCGCCGGCTACGGGCTGGACTTGGACCTGGAGTTGGGGATCTGGTTCGCGGGCCTCTTCTCGGCGCCGGAGCTGGCAGCGGCGAACCTGCTGCTGCAGCTCAGCGTACTCGGAGGGGCGGAGGCCACGAAGCCCTCGCGGTCTTCGGCGAGTTCGTGCTGCGAGGgcctctcggtcgaggtggaggaGCGGGTCTTCGAGGAGAACCCGTCGTCGGCGTCCACGGAGCTGCTGGacacgagggcgaggaggaggtaCCGCCCGCTGTCAGAGCTCTACTCCGACACGATCCCGCtgacgtccgccgccgccgccgccgccgtgaagaagaagaggaggaagacgcaCCACGACCACGGAGGGGCGTCATCGTCATGGGAGTCGGAGGCGACGAGGTACGGCGGAGACTACTAGAGAGTAGAGGTACACAGGTAGAAGACGGCTCTTGTGTAATTACCGCCTCTCTTTCAGAGAAGAAACGGGAAAAGACAAAATTGTGTTCAGAAAGACGAAGCAGATGGTTAGCGCCTCCgtcttttgaatttgaaatttgaatctggCCTTCCGAGATCTGCAAAACATCAGAGCTCATCATTACCTACCAACTGCATGTAGCACGCCACCGATCTTGGCATGCTCTGAATTTTCTTACCAAGTCGATTTTTGTTCTAAAACTATCCTTTTAATCCAGCTATGTACTCTAGTAGTGCTCTTTCACgggattttggtcaaatgttgtcCAAAAATAGTTATGTCAAagaggttcccccccccccccccccttcaacaTATCCTTGTCTAAATGTTCATCGCTACTTGAAATACTAGCTATGTTGGCAGTTCCAGCTAGAGAGCTAGCTAGATAGCTTGATCTTATCTTGGCAAGTTGAACCAATTAATATATATACATGAGACTAGAGCTGTTGTTGATTTCAGTATGAACACACGTAAGTTTTATGTTACTCGCACTTTTTCAGGTCTGTCTACGTGTCTCAGGATTTAGTCTTGATCATCATATTCAGTTACCCGACACACCATGATCACTAGCAATTAAGGCGACCGTTGTAGGGATCAACACTCAATGTTGAAAATGGGCATTGATAGTTCATAGAGAGAACGGTTAACGCGTAGATGACATCCTCATATTGGTGGGACGTAGCCGGCCGGCAGCTAGTGTTTTTTTTCTTTGCTGATTCGGTCTAAGTGGAAAGTTTTTCTTCTGTTGATCATAAGGGGAACCTTTCTTGGTGGAAGCCAAGGGAGGTTGAGCTCAACAAGCAATGACATTCCTGACAACAGGTGCACGCAGGAACTCCACCCAACCATCATTAGTTCCACCCAAAGCGTCCACTATGTACGTACATATGTGGATGCATAGTTCGTAGAGGCGTCTGATGTGAAGGGTAAATTAACGGCAGTTTGCTCAAATGATATGTCAGATACATTCAAAATTCAACCGAAGCAAGCAACATACTTTGCTATCAATATTTAGAATTAAGTAAATCAGGAAATGGAGGCAATCTAACTGTTTGCGCCCACATATGAATATAAAACTCGTGACATAGGGCTTCTTCGTGGAAACAGGGCAAATTTGTATGCTTTTTACACAAAGGGCCATTTGTATGTTCCTAGCTATATGTTTTTGGACACATAACATGAAAGACTAAATTGAGGAAGCTAGATGCAGTATCCTGTTTATTGTCAAAAATTGCACCAACAATACATTTGCATGCCCAAGCTGGAGGGTCGAAGAACAATCAGAAGTTATGTCTCGACACTGGTCATGTGGACATGCTATTCAGCCTTGGTAGTTTAAGATTATGATTGATGTTTTGATGTGTAAGATAATGCGAGTACTTCAACTTGATAATTTTGCACAGCTGCAAGGAAATAAGAATTTACCTCATTAATACCCCTCATAGAAGTGTGATAACCGACTAATGTCAAGTCAGTTCATTACTGAAATGATCAATAAATCTTATATATCGTACTTCCTCCATATCACAAATTCATGTCGTTTTGGACTTGTCTTAAGTCAAACTTTTAGAACATTGACTATAGATATTACTTCAAATATTTGGACTGCGAATTCGTAAATCATATGTTTAGATCACGGGAGGGTGGCAGTGGGAGGAGAttccgaagaaatccatggctgaCAATGTCAATAAAGGCGGCGCCCAAGGGCGTTGTTAATTACCTATTTGTAGGCATTGTCTTCGTAATCTCCCAacccacttccttctcccttctctTCCACTGGGTGAAAACCCAAATTCCCTCTGGGTTGGGCGGTACCGGAGCTGCGGGCGTTGTCACCTCCTTGGGGATGCTGCTTTCGATGCGTCTGGGGTGGTGGTGTGTCTGGTTCTGTTGATTGGTGTAGGGCAGAGACGTCGGTGGTCGGCGTGGTTGACTTTGTGTTCCTCTTTGATTCGGCGTGCATGACGACCAGTGGTTATTTCTGTGGCCGTGCTAGGCGGGGATTGTGTTCCTCCCCAGCGTTGTAGCGTTCCATCAGGATTCGTGTAAGCCCGGTGCTTTATCTTACGGTCTTGGGCCTCCTCCTCTGACCCTTCATCATCCGTAGCCCATCCTTGCAGTTGCTTCTCCTTCGTCATTTTCAGGGCCAGGAACATAGCCTATCCTTCGGTGTGCTCGATGTTACTCTTGGAGTGCTAAGGTCTTCCGGTTTGCTTTGGCGTCGGTTTTCACCTTGCTCTCGGGGGAGCGTCTTCTTCTCCCGATGGATCGGCGCACTCCGTGGTAGGGCAAGGGGTTTGGAGTCCCCTTCAAAATTAAAAGGGGTTGTTACCGAGGCATCTCGAGCTCATGGAGTCGACATGTGTGTTCTTCATCAAATTATATGCCTCAAGGTTGGGGCGTTTTCATCTGTACGGTGCTTCGGAGTAAGGTTTCTTCGGCATCAAGCAAGTCTTGAGCCTTCGCTTTTTCTTATCCTTGCTTGTTGTCTAGATATTGTATGTTAGCTCTTTGCACATCACATTGTATCTTCTAGCAATTTTCACTTccattttcttttttatttgcttTGTATTGGTGACTGATGTAATCATGGCCGGTTagtggctttgttaattcaaagtcatGCTCCACTtgagccttttctctaaaaaaatataTGATTGGTAGAGTTTCTCTGGTTATTGTTAGCATACAACTACATACCATGACATATGTGTAGTGATAGAAGGAGATGTTGGATAATACATCTAATGTACTGCATCAAGCTATCCGCATGAACTTGTAGTGGTAACTATGGGCATGAAAACTTGCTCAGGCCAGGTGTCCGGTGTTTCTTCCTCCCCACGGAATGTCTCTTAAATGATTAGGCTTCCTCTTGTCGTCGGCGTCGCCACCGGTCCATCCCGCCTTCGATGGCCTTTGGGCTGTGGAGGTGTGGAGGACCTCGGCCCCTTGTTGGCACGAGGGACCACACTCTCGTTCTTATTAGGTTTACCCTCTTTGTTGGGGTTGTGTGGTGGCGGTGACATGCTTTTGTAGGAATAATGTCTTCTATGCTCAGACCCTTCACTGATGGTGCTAGTGTCGTCAGAGGGCATGTGGAAGTGCTTCTCCATCGGATTATCCGGGATTTGGTCGATGCTGCTTTGATGGACCTGGTTTGGATCCACTTCTCCCTTCATCGGTGATGGTTGTtcttctggtgcgctggtcctttaGGGTCTTAGCATGACAACTTTCGACTATGTACTACAACAACGTTTACCCGGCTCTGATGAGGGAGGGACAATAATGGTAGTATGCCTTTGGTACACTCTAGTGCTTGCAGTCGTCAAACCTGTATAATTGTTATTTAGCTCCGATGGTCTCTATACTACCATGATTGATTATGAATAGATGGACTGTTTCTCCTGAAAAAACTAATGCCTATTCGATTCAGAGCTAGGTTTGATATTTATCCAAGGTACTTCTAAGAGTATTCGCAAAAAAATAGGAGACAAAAGTTTGCCCGCATTTTCTTTAAAGCCCAGCCTAAATAGAAAATGGCGAAAATTAATAAAGCCAACCTTCTCATTTGCGAAGAATAAAAACGTAGCCTTCTCGAAAGCAAAAGAAATTAGCCGACGAGCGTCCACGGCAACCAACCCACCCTGGCCAAATCTACCATGAAAAGACTACAGCGCGAGATGCAGCCGGCGAAGGCGAAGCCGGCGCCGGAGCCGAGGACCAAGGGCGTCGCGGCGCTTGCGCCGGCGCTGGCGGCGGAGGCCTTCACGCCGCGCGAGCTCGACGCGGCGGAGCAGCTCATCCATCTCAGCGGGAGCAGCGCGTCCTCGGGCACCACGGGCGCCCACCCCGTCGCCTACGCCGCGGCCTCGGGCGTCTCCTCCCCGCGCTCCGTCAACGGACTGCAGGCGCCGGCGCCGGGCGCGGTTTTCCTTGGCGGTTCCGGGGaccgggaggaagaggaggagcaggaggtggccgggagccAGCGGAGGGCGAAGCGGTACCGCCTGATCGCCGAGATCTACGCCGCGACGGAGGAAATCGGAGGCCGCAGCGGCCGGATGAACAGAAAGGATTAGGCGACGAGGTGGAGCGAGGAGAGGAGAGACGAGAGGGATCTTCTTGTAATTAGCGTAATTGCTGGGGGGTAGCTCGTACTTCGTGCTCGCAGTCCTCTCCTTCCTCGCCGGAGAGGAATCGCCATCGATCTACTGTAAATTAAAGCTTCAATCGATGCAATAAGACGTACTACTAATTGGTTGGAGTTCCATCCCTTGTTTGTGTTGAACTGTTGATCATGACGGCTTCTGATTCCAGAACTGATATTTGTCGTCTCCTACCATGTTTCCCTACTTCGTACAGCTTATCGATGATCTCCGTGCGCTGCGACGAGGATCAGATCAGGTCCGGCgcggttaggccaactccaccacgcgaccctatcctgtccgtccccgtccgtttggggtaaaagggacaaacgagACGGCCCAGCGTGCGGGcgtaaacggacttttgtccgctttgtgtccgctttcaacccatccgcggcccaagtttgcgccgcttttaGGATAAAACGGACACCATGCAGACGCGCGGGTCGTCTGCGCGTGTCCTTCCCTGgtccgcccgtcggtggcacaggacgggcctttttctatccgccccctccctccctccggccgcatcCACTCcactcttcccctctcttccccacgTCGCTGCCGGTCGCCCGCTGCCATTGCAGCCATGCAACTCGGACGCGCGTTTGCCCAGCCCCTTCCTCTCGTCGTGCCGAGCTACCCAAGCACGGCCACCTTGTTTGCGCGCCCgtcggccggatttggggcggatccggtcggtcttgagctcgcccagctgtgggaggctgggccgcgccatggactgCCCGGGAACCTCGCCGGAAAGCCCTGGCAGGCAGTGGCTCGTCCTCTAGCCGTTCGGATCTGCACCGTTGGTGGCCCGCCGGCAGATACGCGAATGGCggccggccgggctcggtgcttgcccaaaagctcgtcggcgcaccgttgcccctcatcaagtgcgaccactgcccaagggtGGTCGTGCGCCGCGTGCCTACAACGCCGgagcatcccggatgggtgttcatcaagtgcttaaacgatggggtatgtgctcttttagcttcggtttgtgctttCGATTATACTAGTGGTGCTAATTTTAAGTTTTATTGTGtagaacagatgcaagttttggtattgggaagaagagtacatcgatatgttGATAGAGCGAAATGTATTGCATGTTCGTCCACTTTTAGCTAGCCTAGAGGCtttagatgagacaagtgcacttgttgctagattagagacTAGGCACGATACTATGTGCGAAGAAGCAACAAGGCACGATACTACGTGTGAGGAAGCAACgtcgacttctggcttgaagaagaaaggagggtgcaacgtcgtgcctcctccacagatcaacaatgagtgcatcgagaaggcgctaacccaactcaagggagtAGTTATGAAAGTTGGGTATCTtctcaaatgtattcttgtggttcttgttttctttggccttgctttactagtcaaaatgtaATGATGTATTATCTTATGGTTCTTGTTTTTTTGGCcttgctttactagtcaaaatgtaATGATGTATTatcatgtaccaaaaatgaatgataaaaaaaattaaggacttgcaaagaaatatacgcggacaggatggggcaaatggatgcggccgcgcgctgggcgcacggccaccgcatcctagGACAGGTCCAAACACGACCTCAAAtccctacccaaacagacagaattCGGATAAAACGGACGTCTGTTTGAAATCacacggtggagttggccttaggtaGCTCTGGGCAGAGCGGCGAGGCGAGGCCGATCAATTTCGATTGCGCCCGCGCGTGCATGCAATTTTCGCAATTAACTATTCAGAGGCTGATGCGAGTGCGATTCGATCCACACGATCTGGGAAATTCGTAGTAAGAGCACTGGTCTGGAGTCCAATTCCTGGCGCGTACATGGTCAGAGATGCTTGCGGTGTGCTTTGATCAAAAGATTTTGTGGAGGAGCTAGCACCAGCTGACGGCTGGTGGCGCCCAGGGAGAATGGCGGTACAGGCTTCTTACTACGGCCAGGCAGCGAGGTTCCGATCTAATTAACCGCTGCCTCGCCATACTGGTTTGGTCGATTCAGGCGAGTCCAATTTCTTGCATGCAACATGAAGGAGTGACTGACGGTAGCTGCTGAAGCAGAGACAATGGTGGGGTTAAATGGAATGTTCTAGAAGCTTCCAAGCGAATCTTGGAGGTAGGCAGGCAAGCCGTCCATGCGAAATTAGATCTTGCACATACATGGTGTCCTGTTAAATCCAACTAGCTTATCTTTGACCACTAAGGTGTGACTGTCACTCATCATGACTGATGACTACAGATAAATTTATTTGATTCTTCAGGTTGAAATGATCTGATCGATGGAGTCATTCTCAGTTACATACCTTGTAGTTTGATCGATTTCAGCGCCTGTTATCGCCGGAGGAGATCATACGACAGCAATCCAACAAATTGGTGTTGTAGTTCTCTGCCATTCTTGTCAATTTTCCTTCCTTTCAGATGTTGTTGGACATGC comes from Triticum aestivum cultivar Chinese Spring chromosome 5B, IWGSC CS RefSeq v2.1, whole genome shotgun sequence and encodes:
- the LOC123116707 gene encoding uncharacterized protein — encoded protein: MKRLQREMQPAKAKPAPEPRTKGVAALAPALAAEAFTPRELDAAEQLIHLSGSSASSGTTGAHPVAYAAASGVSSPRSVNGLQAPAPGAVFLGGSGDREEEEEQEVAGSQRRAKRYRLIAEIYAATEEIGGRSGRMNRKD